From Haloarcula sp. CBA1127, a single genomic window includes:
- a CDS encoding sugar phosphate nucleotidyltransferase, translating to MDAIVLAGGYATRLWPITRRRPKMLLPVGETTVIDGVLQSLEDDERIGTTYLSTNEAFADEFEAHIDEMGYEKVQLSVESTADEDEKFGVVGALAQLINREGIDDDLFIIGGDNLIGFDPSEFLDFFEARDGPALAAYDVGSREKAKSYGLVELDGERVVDFQEKPDNPKSTLVSIACYAFPADSLRFEEYLSGDNNPDEPGWYIDWLQQQEPVSAFTFDDVWFDIGTPESYFETVEWKLDGGSLIHPDATVENSDIGKTVHVMAGAEVTDSSLDRAIIFPDAEVHDCDLDETILGEDVHVEGYDMSGSLIINR from the coding sequence ATGGACGCGATAGTTTTAGCTGGCGGCTACGCGACACGGTTGTGGCCGATCACGCGACGTCGGCCGAAGATGCTACTCCCGGTCGGTGAAACGACCGTTATCGACGGCGTTCTCCAGTCACTGGAAGACGACGAGCGGATCGGGACGACGTACCTCAGCACGAACGAGGCCTTCGCCGACGAGTTCGAGGCCCACATCGACGAGATGGGCTACGAAAAGGTCCAACTCTCTGTCGAGAGCACGGCGGACGAAGACGAGAAGTTCGGCGTCGTCGGCGCGCTCGCGCAACTGATCAACCGCGAAGGTATCGACGACGACCTGTTCATCATCGGCGGCGACAACCTGATCGGCTTCGATCCCTCGGAGTTCCTCGACTTCTTCGAGGCGCGCGACGGGCCGGCACTGGCCGCCTACGACGTGGGCTCGCGGGAGAAAGCCAAGTCCTACGGGCTCGTTGAACTCGACGGCGAGCGCGTCGTCGACTTCCAGGAGAAGCCCGACAACCCCAAGAGCACGCTCGTCTCGATTGCCTGCTATGCCTTCCCGGCCGACTCGCTCCGTTTCGAGGAGTACCTCTCGGGCGACAACAACCCCGACGAACCAGGCTGGTACATCGACTGGCTGCAACAGCAGGAACCGGTGTCTGCATTCACGTTCGACGATGTCTGGTTCGACATCGGGACGCCGGAGTCGTACTTCGAGACCGTCGAGTGGAAACTCGACGGCGGGTCGCTCATCCACCCCGACGCGACCGTCGAGAACTCTGATATCGGTAAGACTGTCCACGTGATGGCCGGGGCGGAAGTGACCGACAGCAGCCTCGACCGGGCTATCATCTTCCCGGACGCCGAGGTCCACGACTGCGATCTCGACGAGACGATTCTCGGCGAGGACGTCCACGTTGAGGGGTACGACATGTCGGGGTCGCTCATCATCAACCGCTGA
- a CDS encoding glycosyltransferase family 4 protein, translating to MPPNVLMLGWGFPPNITGGLDTAIGELFEQLEPRDDVEFELVLPAEYAPPDRDGIHGVSTGSGDIITRIGRLAGEFADKAADADIIHTNDWFGYNPGSRAKSSHDVEWISTFHSLSADRNVTPPQREVETEQRVANRSDHVVAVSKFTQRRIREQYDADSTVIYNGFSSVEPTGRDIKAELGIDGKMLFFVGRHTDQKGLSYLLYALSKLGRDDVSLVLGGSGHLTEQLERFAELLGVEDRVYFPGYLPQSELGDYYNSADLFVSPSLAEPFGITIVEALSVGTRVVACESGAAELLNEDCVIEVEPDSDSIAEGIEHALSLSTPIEYDVRTWEEVADEHVEFYHEVLDEA from the coding sequence ATGCCACCGAACGTTCTGATGCTTGGCTGGGGGTTCCCACCCAACATCACCGGCGGGCTTGATACCGCTATCGGGGAGCTGTTCGAACAGCTCGAACCGAGAGACGATGTCGAGTTTGAGCTGGTGTTACCTGCCGAGTACGCGCCGCCGGACCGCGACGGCATTCATGGCGTCTCGACGGGGAGCGGTGACATCATTACCCGCATCGGCCGGCTGGCCGGGGAGTTCGCCGACAAGGCGGCCGACGCCGACATCATCCACACGAACGACTGGTTCGGCTACAACCCCGGTTCACGGGCCAAATCGTCTCACGACGTGGAGTGGATTTCGACCTTCCACTCGCTATCGGCGGACCGCAACGTAACGCCACCACAGCGAGAAGTCGAAACAGAGCAGCGGGTCGCCAACCGCTCGGACCACGTCGTCGCGGTGAGCAAGTTCACACAGCGGCGGATTCGCGAGCAGTACGACGCCGACTCGACGGTCATCTACAACGGGTTCTCGTCGGTGGAGCCGACGGGTCGGGATATCAAAGCGGAGCTCGGTATCGACGGGAAGATGCTGTTTTTCGTCGGCCGACACACCGACCAGAAGGGGCTGTCGTACCTGCTGTACGCGCTCTCGAAGCTCGGTCGGGACGATGTCAGCCTGGTGCTTGGCGGCTCGGGCCATCTCACCGAACAGCTCGAACGGTTCGCGGAGCTGCTGGGCGTCGAGGACCGGGTTTACTTCCCGGGGTATCTCCCCCAGTCGGAACTCGGAGACTACTACAACAGCGCCGACCTGTTCGTCTCACCGTCGCTTGCGGAACCGTTCGGCATCACCATCGTCGAAGCGCTGTCGGTCGGGACGCGCGTCGTCGCCTGCGAGAGCGGGGCCGCCGAACTCCTCAACGAGGACTGTGTCATCGAGGTCGAGCCCGATTCGGACTCCATCGCTGAGGGAATTGAACACGCGCTATCGCTGTCGACGCCGATTGAGTACGACGTTCGGACCTGGGAGGAAGTGGCCGACGAACACGTCGAGTTCTACCACGAGGTTCTGGACGAAGCCTGA
- the malQ gene encoding 4-alpha-glucanotransferase: MQFERQSGVFLHLTSLPGPHGIGDLGAGARAFVDFLDRADQSLWQFCPLGPTASIHGNSPYQSSSAFAGNPLLIDLRDLVDRGYLTEADTEPPDDLSGQQVNYDRVTEFKEARLRDAYAGFEEGASDADQQSFTKFCEREAGWLDDYALFTALKAEFDDAGWMDWPDDIRTREPAAMERYQDELADDIRYHKFVQWCFDSQWQALADYAAERDIGLVGDLPIYVGLDSADVWAYPEVFRLDDDHHPAEVAGVPPNPGDDGQRWGNPVYDWDALRANDYGWWVDRFERLFDLVDIARIDHFKGFDEFWSIPAEADDPAAGQWRDGPGTHFFETVRDRLGELPFFVEDLGFLDESIVALRDEFGFPGMRVPQYADWCEEGHMYQPMHYPESAVGYTSTHDTDTIVGYYRDLADRQRDCLHYNLGTDGDEINWDLIEAVWNSNAVVAMTTMQDLLGLDSDARFNVPGTATGNWQWRVTDAALDADIAERLRQVTDRTIR, encoded by the coding sequence ATGCAATTTGAACGGCAGAGTGGCGTGTTTCTCCACCTGACGTCGCTTCCGGGGCCACACGGCATCGGTGACCTCGGTGCCGGCGCGCGGGCGTTTGTCGACTTCCTCGACCGGGCAGACCAGTCGCTATGGCAGTTTTGCCCGCTCGGGCCGACGGCGAGCATCCACGGGAACTCCCCGTATCAGTCCTCGTCCGCCTTCGCGGGGAACCCCTTGCTCATCGACCTGCGGGACCTCGTCGACCGCGGCTATCTCACGGAGGCCGACACTGAACCGCCCGACGACCTCTCAGGACAGCAGGTCAACTACGACCGCGTAACCGAGTTCAAGGAAGCCCGGCTCCGGGACGCGTACGCCGGCTTCGAGGAGGGCGCAAGCGACGCGGACCAGCAGTCATTTACCAAGTTCTGTGAGCGCGAGGCCGGCTGGCTCGACGACTACGCACTGTTCACGGCGCTGAAAGCCGAGTTCGACGATGCCGGCTGGATGGACTGGCCGGACGATATCAGAACGCGCGAGCCAGCGGCCATGGAGCGATATCAAGACGAACTGGCCGACGACATTCGCTATCACAAGTTCGTCCAGTGGTGTTTCGACAGCCAGTGGCAGGCGCTGGCCGACTACGCGGCCGAGCGGGACATCGGCCTCGTGGGCGACCTCCCCATCTACGTCGGTCTCGACTCGGCGGACGTCTGGGCGTACCCAGAGGTGTTCCGACTCGATGACGACCACCACCCTGCAGAGGTGGCTGGCGTGCCGCCCAACCCCGGCGATGACGGCCAGCGGTGGGGGAACCCGGTGTACGACTGGGACGCTCTCCGTGCGAACGACTACGGCTGGTGGGTCGACCGGTTCGAGCGGCTGTTTGACCTCGTCGACATCGCCCGCATCGACCACTTCAAAGGCTTCGACGAGTTCTGGTCGATTCCGGCCGAAGCGGACGACCCGGCCGCCGGACAGTGGCGGGACGGCCCCGGTACGCATTTCTTCGAGACGGTCAGAGACAGGCTCGGCGAACTCCCGTTTTTTGTCGAGGACTTGGGCTTTCTCGACGAGAGTATCGTCGCGCTCCGGGACGAGTTCGGCTTCCCCGGGATGCGTGTGCCGCAGTACGCCGACTGGTGCGAAGAGGGGCACATGTACCAGCCGATGCATTACCCAGAGTCCGCCGTTGGCTACACGTCGACCCACGACACGGACACCATCGTCGGCTACTACCGCGACCTCGCGGACCGACAACGGGACTGTCTCCACTACAACCTCGGCACTGACGGAGACGAAATCAACTGGGACCTCATCGAGGCGGTGTGGAACTCGAACGCGGTCGTCGCGATGACGACCATGCAGGACCTGCTCGGCCTCGACAGCGACGCCCGATTCAACGTCCCCGGCACGGCGACCGGGAACTGGCAGTGGCGGGTGACCGACGCAGCGCTTGACGCCGACATCGCCGAGCGACTTCGCCAAGTCACCGACAGGACGATCCGCTAA
- a CDS encoding translation initiation factor eIF-2B, translating to MINETVRQIEEMETQSSSIAAVKAARALRELTDRECHTVEDFCRVVERNSSALQRANRSHAPLYTTQQRIVTDLKDADLDSVSAAKERLLETIDEVVTEIETSKDRAAERAATLIDDGDVLVTHENSSTVMATLMAALDDGKEFHLYASESRPHFLGRRTARQLADRDGADVTLIVDGAVGHYLSEADRVFVGMNCLIDDVVYNRIGTLPLAATANEMDVPVTVVGTSSKFIGSGFTFRNTFRQGADVMLEPPEGFDIGNPGYDATPTRLLDTVVTEDGILQF from the coding sequence ATGATAAACGAGACCGTTCGGCAGATCGAGGAGATGGAGACACAGAGTTCCTCGATTGCCGCCGTGAAAGCCGCCAGAGCGCTCCGCGAACTGACAGACCGCGAGTGCCACACGGTCGAGGACTTCTGCCGCGTCGTCGAGCGCAACAGCAGCGCACTCCAGCGAGCGAATCGTTCGCACGCGCCGCTCTACACCACACAGCAACGTATCGTCACAGACCTGAAAGACGCCGATCTCGACTCTGTCTCGGCGGCCAAGGAGCGATTGCTTGAGACGATCGACGAGGTCGTTACGGAAATCGAGACCAGCAAGGACCGCGCAGCGGAGCGAGCAGCGACGCTCATCGACGACGGCGACGTGCTGGTGACACACGAAAACTCCTCAACGGTGATGGCGACGCTCATGGCGGCACTGGACGACGGCAAGGAGTTCCACCTGTACGCGAGCGAGTCCCGGCCGCATTTTCTGGGCCGTCGAACCGCTCGCCAGTTGGCCGACCGGGACGGAGCCGACGTGACGCTCATCGTCGACGGCGCAGTGGGCCATTATCTCTCGGAGGCCGACCGCGTCTTCGTCGGCATGAACTGCCTCATCGACGACGTGGTGTACAATCGTATCGGAACGCTCCCGCTGGCCGCGACGGCTAACGAGATGGACGTCCCCGTGACCGTCGTCGGAACCTCCTCAAAGTTCATCGGTAGCGGCTTCACGTTCAGGAACACGTTCCGGCAAGGGGCCGACGTGATGCTCGAGCCGCCGGAGGGGTTCGACATCGGCAACCCGGGTTACGACGCGACCCCGACCCGCCTGCTCGATACGGTCGTCACGGAGGACGGCATCCTCCAGTTCTGA
- a CDS encoding FAD-dependent oxidoreductase: MAIETDVLVVGGGATGAGVARDLALRGVDVTLVERDGLTSGTSGRSHGLLHSGARYAEADRVGAEECITESRILKEIAGACIRDTGGLFVQLAGDDPDYFEAKRAACEEIGIPVETLDADAARERVPDLASDVERAFEVPDAVIYPSRLVAANAADARDHGATIHPHAPVEDVLVEDGHVAGVQVGGTVEDTIEADYVVNATGAWAGEFAAMAGLDVEMQPTRGVMVSVEYDDLGPVLNRCREPDDGDIVVPHESEAVLGTTSVPVRDPDEYETEQWEVEESIEECAAMLPSVADAPEVRTWWGVRPLYAPDEAERGRGISRGFFLLDNADDDVDNMASIVGGKLTTYRQMAEATADLVCDDLAVHAACRTADQTLPGVDDPAQLDALVAEFDGQGPTDEDVVGSA; this comes from the coding sequence ATGGCAATTGAGACGGATGTCCTCGTCGTCGGTGGTGGCGCGACCGGCGCTGGCGTCGCTCGTGACCTGGCACTCCGCGGTGTCGACGTGACACTCGTCGAGCGTGACGGCCTGACAAGTGGCACCTCCGGGCGCTCACACGGACTGCTGCACAGCGGTGCCCGCTACGCCGAGGCGGACCGGGTCGGTGCCGAGGAGTGTATCACCGAAAGCCGGATACTCAAGGAAATTGCCGGGGCCTGCATCCGCGACACCGGAGGGTTGTTCGTCCAACTCGCCGGGGACGACCCCGACTACTTCGAGGCCAAGCGGGCGGCCTGTGAGGAGATCGGCATCCCGGTAGAGACACTTGACGCCGACGCGGCCCGTGAGCGAGTGCCCGACCTCGCATCGGATGTTGAGCGCGCGTTCGAGGTTCCCGACGCCGTCATTTATCCGTCGCGGCTCGTCGCCGCGAACGCTGCAGACGCCCGCGACCACGGCGCAACGATACACCCACACGCGCCCGTCGAAGACGTACTCGTTGAGGACGGGCACGTGGCCGGCGTGCAGGTCGGCGGGACGGTCGAGGACACCATCGAGGCCGACTACGTCGTCAACGCGACCGGTGCCTGGGCGGGCGAGTTCGCCGCGATGGCCGGCCTCGACGTTGAGATGCAACCCACGCGGGGCGTGATGGTCTCGGTCGAGTACGACGACCTCGGGCCGGTGCTCAACCGTTGTCGGGAGCCCGACGACGGCGACATCGTCGTGCCACACGAAAGCGAGGCCGTCCTCGGAACGACGAGCGTGCCCGTCCGCGACCCGGACGAGTACGAGACGGAGCAGTGGGAAGTCGAGGAGAGCATCGAGGAATGTGCGGCGATGCTGCCCTCGGTCGCGGACGCCCCCGAGGTCCGGACCTGGTGGGGCGTCCGGCCGCTGTACGCGCCCGACGAGGCCGAGCGCGGCCGCGGCATCTCGCGGGGCTTCTTCTTGCTCGACAACGCCGACGACGACGTTGACAACATGGCGAGCATCGTCGGCGGCAAGCTGACCACCTACCGGCAGATGGCCGAGGCGACGGCCGACCTCGTCTGTGACGACCTCGCTGTCCACGCCGCTTGCCGGACTGCAGACCAGACGCTCCCGGGCGTCGACGACCCGGCGCAGTTGGACGCGCTCGTGGCCGAGTTCGACGGGCAGGGCCCGACTGACGAAGACGTGGTCGGGTCAGCGTAA
- a CDS encoding SDR family oxidoreductase, whose protein sequence is MADKSEIDDDQSTQRLAGDVAIVTGASSGIGEATAEALADAGASVALAARRADELEALADRIESAGGDALVVPTDVTDEDDIDSLVDATTDEYGRIDILVNNAGVMLLEPLERADRSNLRQMVEVNLLGLMNLTHAVLPVMQEQESGHIVNVSSVAGRRASADSSGYNATKFGVNAFTEAVRQEVTSEGIRTTVIEPGAVDTELATHVPDEQVLERFAEMDLPMLHPDDIARGIVYATSQPARVDVNELLIRPTGQDI, encoded by the coding sequence ATGGCAGATAAATCTGAGATAGACGACGACCAGAGCACACAGCGACTTGCAGGCGACGTTGCGATTGTCACCGGCGCGTCATCGGGAATTGGTGAGGCAACTGCCGAGGCGCTCGCTGACGCGGGCGCGAGTGTCGCGCTCGCGGCCCGACGCGCTGACGAACTGGAGGCCCTTGCGGACCGAATCGAGTCAGCCGGCGGGGATGCGCTGGTTGTACCGACCGATGTCACTGACGAGGACGACATCGACTCACTGGTCGATGCGACGACCGACGAATACGGCCGTATCGACATTCTCGTCAACAACGCCGGCGTGATGCTTCTCGAACCGCTGGAACGAGCAGACCGCTCGAACCTCCGGCAGATGGTCGAGGTAAATCTGCTCGGGCTGATGAACCTCACCCACGCAGTGCTCCCGGTCATGCAAGAGCAGGAGAGCGGTCACATCGTCAACGTCTCCTCGGTCGCGGGACGCCGCGCATCGGCCGATTCGAGCGGCTACAACGCGACAAAGTTCGGGGTGAACGCGTTCACTGAGGCCGTCCGGCAGGAAGTAACGTCAGAGGGCATCCGGACGACAGTTATTGAACCGGGTGCTGTCGATACGGAGCTCGCGACGCACGTGCCGGACGAGCAGGTGCTGGAGCGGTTCGCGGAGATGGACCTCCCGATGCTCCACCCCGACGATATCGCTCGTGGCATCGTGTACGCGACGAGCCAGCCCGCCCGCGTGGATGTGAACGAACTCCTGATCAGACCGACCGGGCAGGATATCTGA
- a CDS encoding helix-turn-helix domain-containing protein, which yields MAIVAEILLADETLPLVGVVDSIPSGELSISNAVGLEGGKLLLTVSVDADSRGAFERELDAQPQITDAAEIGQTADGWFYKIVVDNAPDLIASHDPEEFEGVAMDATVTSDGIREQKVFSDYEAFSALRDRCAVNDIPLELLNIASDPENPGERDQFGLTDRQYRAMSVALSAGYYDSPRRCSTAELADKLDVSAAAASDLLRRAEKQLISSTVGPDQFRNALAQ from the coding sequence ATGGCCATCGTTGCAGAAATCCTCCTCGCGGACGAGACCCTTCCGCTGGTCGGCGTGGTGGACTCGATTCCGAGCGGTGAGCTTTCGATTTCGAACGCTGTCGGCCTCGAAGGCGGAAAGCTGCTGCTTACAGTTAGCGTCGACGCCGACTCCCGTGGCGCGTTTGAGCGCGAACTGGACGCACAGCCACAGATCACCGACGCGGCGGAGATCGGGCAGACGGCCGATGGCTGGTTCTACAAGATTGTTGTCGACAACGCACCGGATCTCATCGCGTCACACGACCCGGAAGAGTTCGAGGGCGTTGCGATGGACGCGACGGTCACCAGCGACGGAATACGGGAGCAGAAGGTGTTCTCCGACTACGAGGCGTTCAGTGCGCTACGGGACCGGTGTGCGGTCAACGACATCCCGCTCGAACTGCTGAACATCGCTTCAGACCCCGAAAATCCTGGCGAGCGCGACCAGTTCGGGCTCACGGACAGGCAGTATCGGGCGATGTCCGTCGCCCTCTCTGCGGGGTATTACGACTCCCCGCGTCGGTGTTCGACGGCGGAACTCGCCGACAAGCTCGATGTGTCGGCCGCCGCGGCGTCCGATCTCCTGCGCCGAGCCGAAAAACAGCTCATCAGTTCGACGGTCGGCCCCGACCAGTTCCGGAACGCACTCGCACAATGA
- a CDS encoding type II/IV secretion system ATPase subunit — MTAQAGTETAPVVPAPTPPDAADAWYAPDVREQDEVYPGVVVTVRRKRSGFRYDVRNPVLSATEADALSTVESHFAGANIERPRTREGAVERMNGGFDAKHRRVIDRLIDASPASRRRIEYHALSSLACFDDLTPYALDSRIDVADVTDDGVVVHTDDYAPAETDLGPDPAYLNRFASERVERHTVRFQGFEIPVVVYREHLLGADPFTTKYAVREPDLLPGDEQLIEVCKERVWETGVDGVVQDRVEFVRERARSLLARQLTVRNTTEWVDAARYRLRSALAELDLAVPPVDHRFADDRLDDLLYYVLRDLVGYGKLTVPIRDHTLEDIEANRVDERVKVLPRADLGHDGRVPTNLAFDSEAAFVNVVTQLAADDGVELNASNPSAKVNIDPDGDGLHDADDTIRCAVALPTISEGGPHISIRKQSGDAMTPVDLVQRDSLPTELVALLWLLYESHGVVLFSGPTGAGKTTLMNAHMPFIPYRDRPISIDEGSREVRIPHETGVSLTTRDHEQDHRRVTMADLMTQCNYLNPDVEVIAEINTAASFETFAETLNTGHGVIGTTHAGDIESLVNRVIEKGVPTYLLEEIDLVVFPRHVDGERYVGEVVEFVDDPSAVESGNDRSGTIHKDGTTIHWNSVCWRRPDGSFELAYDHPQFGDDRRQVDTGILNRLSNLRDEPVSAVEDAFHRRHRYVQYLVQEELTDFDDLFGVLADLETNEAATVERLRRQAGTPDNPQLEVGTGDD; from the coding sequence ATGACCGCACAGGCTGGCACGGAGACTGCACCGGTGGTCCCCGCACCGACCCCACCGGACGCCGCCGACGCCTGGTACGCGCCGGACGTTCGCGAGCAAGACGAGGTGTATCCGGGCGTCGTCGTGACCGTCCGACGGAAACGCAGCGGGTTCCGGTACGATGTTCGTAATCCGGTTCTTTCAGCGACGGAGGCCGACGCACTGTCGACCGTCGAGTCGCACTTTGCCGGTGCGAACATCGAGCGACCACGGACGCGTGAGGGAGCCGTCGAGCGGATGAACGGGGGATTCGACGCGAAACACCGCCGGGTCATCGACCGACTGATCGATGCGTCGCCGGCGAGCCGTCGTCGAATCGAGTACCATGCGCTCTCGTCGCTGGCGTGTTTCGATGACCTGACCCCATACGCATTGGATTCTCGCATTGACGTCGCCGATGTGACTGACGATGGCGTCGTCGTCCACACCGACGATTACGCTCCAGCCGAGACTGACCTCGGACCGGACCCAGCGTATCTCAACCGGTTTGCGAGCGAGCGTGTCGAGCGTCACACCGTCCGGTTCCAGGGGTTCGAGATTCCGGTCGTCGTCTACCGCGAGCATCTCCTCGGTGCTGACCCGTTCACGACGAAGTACGCGGTTCGAGAGCCTGACCTGCTCCCCGGCGACGAACAACTCATCGAGGTGTGCAAGGAGCGCGTCTGGGAGACCGGCGTCGATGGCGTCGTTCAGGACCGCGTCGAGTTCGTCCGGGAGCGCGCCCGCTCGCTACTGGCTCGGCAGCTAACTGTTCGCAACACGACCGAGTGGGTCGACGCCGCCCGCTACCGCCTACGGTCGGCGCTGGCCGAACTCGATCTGGCTGTGCCGCCGGTCGACCATCGGTTCGCCGACGACCGCCTCGATGACCTGCTGTACTACGTACTTCGGGACCTGGTCGGCTACGGGAAACTTACTGTCCCGATCCGGGACCACACGCTTGAGGACATTGAGGCGAACCGGGTCGACGAACGCGTGAAGGTCCTCCCGCGCGCTGACCTCGGCCACGATGGCCGCGTCCCGACCAATCTCGCCTTCGATTCGGAGGCCGCGTTCGTCAACGTCGTCACGCAGTTGGCCGCCGACGACGGCGTCGAACTCAACGCCTCGAACCCGAGCGCGAAGGTCAACATCGACCCCGACGGCGATGGCCTCCACGACGCCGACGACACCATCCGCTGTGCCGTTGCCCTGCCGACTATCAGCGAAGGCGGGCCCCACATCTCCATCCGGAAACAGTCGGGCGATGCGATGACACCGGTCGATCTGGTCCAGCGCGATTCGCTGCCGACGGAACTGGTCGCGCTGCTGTGGCTCCTGTATGAATCCCACGGCGTCGTCCTCTTTTCGGGGCCCACCGGAGCCGGCAAAACGACCCTTATGAACGCGCATATGCCGTTTATCCCGTATCGGGACCGCCCCATCAGTATCGACGAAGGGTCGCGTGAGGTCCGCATTCCCCACGAGACAGGCGTTTCGCTCACTACTCGGGACCACGAGCAGGACCACCGCCGCGTGACGATGGCCGATCTGATGACGCAGTGCAACTATTTGAACCCGGATGTTGAGGTCATCGCAGAGATCAACACCGCCGCGTCGTTCGAAACCTTCGCTGAAACGCTCAACACCGGCCACGGCGTTATCGGGACGACCCACGCCGGCGACATTGAGTCGCTAGTCAACCGCGTTATCGAGAAGGGCGTGCCGACCTACCTGCTCGAAGAAATCGACCTCGTCGTGTTCCCCCGGCACGTCGATGGGGAGCGCTACGTCGGCGAGGTGGTCGAGTTCGTCGACGATCCGTCCGCCGTCGAGAGCGGCAACGATCGGAGCGGGACGATACACAAGGACGGGACGACTATCCACTGGAACAGCGTCTGCTGGCGGCGGCCCGACGGGAGCTTCGAACTCGCCTACGACCACCCGCAGTTCGGCGATGACCGGCGGCAGGTCGATACCGGTATTCTCAACCGACTGTCGAACCTCCGTGACGAACCGGTGTCGGCTGTCGAGGACGCGTTCCACCGTCGCCACCGCTACGTCCAGTACCTCGTTCAGGAGGAACTGACCGACTTCGACGACCTGTTCGGCGTTCTGGCCGACTTGGAGACGAACGAGGCAGCGACTGTCGAGCGACTGCGGCGACAGGCCGGCACCCCCGATAATCCGCAACTGGAGGTCGGTACGGGTGACGACTGA